In a single window of the Vitis vinifera cultivar Pinot Noir 40024 chromosome 6, ASM3070453v1 genome:
- the LOC100246814 gene encoding uncharacterized protein LOC100246814, whose translation MPTSASTHRPEDLLTRLRSANADADAKLKALREVKNQIIGNRTKKLSYIKLGAVPAVVSVIAATADDCSSVLVQSAAAIGSFACGFEAGVQAVLRAGAFPHLLRLLSNSNGKVVDAGARSLRMIYQSKLAPKYDFLQEKNMEFLLSLLNSENENVTGLGASIITHSCETSAEQNALCDAGVLKKLIGLLQGSLSQRDASLESIATVIKSNPEVVSKFVGPENGRALSAVTELTKDRYPRTRLLACMCLIVVRNTSPGCLQDLAIRTKLILILLELLDDPGQVGDEASFALSSLIAEKEDLQKLAFEGNAIDKLCNHLQKGSLQAKRFQGILLALADLCSKLENCRSRFLALQVMNSVIDALTHDSGEVRAAACICLRSVSRSVKNLSAGNFMNETVVIPLVQLLSDTSTSVQVAALGAISNIVVDFTTRKSIFMQCGGVKQLVQLSKSMDPTIRLNSVWGLRNLMFLADNRCKEGIFLELTASLLASLICDPEPSVQVQALGLVCNLVDGCINSVEYVFVEDSIILQAVGKQLQSTLKAEVGIQGMYVLSNVATGNEFHKEAVMHQLFPQAGNSTQPIIIKFLQSNDSRLRTAAVWTVLNLTFPGSLGAYGRFVKLCSAGILSQIKNMANDPCLDVKLRVRTVLGQSLTFGDGST comes from the exons ATGCCTACGTCAGCGTCGACTCACCGGCCGGAGGACCTGCTTACTCGGCTGCGCTCCGCCAACGCCGACGCCGACGCCAAACTCAAAGCCCTAAGGGAGGTCAAGAACCAGATCATCGGCAACCGCACCAAGAAGCTCTCATACATCAAGCTTGGCGCCGTCCCTGCCGTTGTCTCCGTTATCGCCGCTACCGCCGACGACTGCTCCTCCGTCCTGGTCCAGTCCGCCGCTGCCATCGGCAGCTTCGCCTGCGGCTTCGAAGCTGGCGTTCAGGCGGTGCTCCGCGCCGGCGCTTTTCCTCACTTGTTGCGCCTTCTCTCCAATTCTAATGGAAAG GTTGTGGATGCTGGTGCTCGTTCCCTTAGAATGATTTATCAATCAAAACTGGCTCCAAAGTATGATTTTCTTCAAGAGAAAAACATGGAATTTCTTCTTTCATTGTTAAATAGTGAAAACGAAAATGTTACTGGACTTGGTGCAAGTATCATTACACATTCTTGTGAGACAAGTGCAGAGCAGAACGCATTGTGTGATGCTGGGGTCTTAAAGAAACTTATTGGTCTTCTTCAAGGTTCTCTAAGTCAGAGAGATGCTAGTTTAGAGTCTATTGCCACAGTTATCAAGAGCAATCCTGAAGTTGTTTCAAAGTTTGTGGGACCCGAAAATGGAAGAGCCTTGAGTGCCGTAACTGAGTTAACAAAGGATAGGTACCCCCGGACAAGGTTACTTGCCTGCATGTGCTTGATTGTTGTAAGGAACACTTCTCCTGGCTGTCTACAGGATCTAGCAATTCGGACCAAATTGATTCTAATACTACTTGAGCTTCTTGATGATCCTGGTCAAGTTGGAGATGAAGCTTCTTTTGCTTTGTCTAGTCTAATCGCAGAAAAGGAAGATTTACAGAAACTAGCATTCGAGGGAAATGCTATTGATAAACTTTGCAACCACTTGCAGAAAGGTTCTTTACAGGCTAAACGCTTCCAAGGAATATTGCTGGCATTGGCTGATCTATGCTCAAAGTTGGAAAACTGCAGGTCCAGGTTCCTAGCATTGCAG GTCATGAACTCGGTAATCGATGCATTAACTCATGATAGTGGTGAAGTACGTGCTGCGGCTTGCATTTGCTTAAGAAGTGTCTCTCGGTCGGTCAAG AACCTGAGTGCAGGTAACTTTATGAATGAAACAGTTGTGATTCCCTTGGTTCAGCTTTTATCCGACACTTCTACTTCTGTTCAG GTTGCAGCTCTTGGTGCTATTAGCAACATAGTAGTTGATTTTACAACACGTAAGTCAATTTTTATGCAATGTGGAGGTGTTAAGCAGCTTGTTCAGTTATCAAAATCAATGGATCCAACAATCAGATTAAATTCTGTATGGGGTTTGAGGAACTTGATGTTCCTTGCGGATAACAGGTGCAAAGAAGGGATCTTTTTGGAGCTCACTGCATCCTTGTTAGCAAGCCTTATTTGTG ATCCCGAGCCATCTGTCCAAGTGCAAGCCCTTGGTCTTGTCTGCAATCTTGTTGATGGCTGTATCAACTCTGTTGAGTATGTATTTGTTGAAGATAGTATTATATTACAAGCTGTTGGAAAGCAATTGCAAAGCACTTTGAAAGCTGAAGTTGGGATTCAG GGAATGTATGTGCTCAGCAATGTGGCAACTGGAAATGAGTTCCATAAGGAAGCAGTAATGCATCAACTTTTTCCACAAGCAGGCAACAGCACCCaacctattattatcaaatttttgcAGAGTAATGACAGCAGGCTACGCACGGCAGCAGTCTGGACAGTCTTAAATCTCACTTTTCCAGGCAGTCTCGGTGCCTATGGTCGGTTTGTAAAACTATGCAGTGCTGGCATATTATCTCAAATAAAGAATATGGCCAATGATCCCTGCCTGGATGTAAAG CTTCGTGTTAGAACAGTGCTTGGGCAGTCTCTGACTTTTGGTGATGGATCTACTTGA